A single window of Nicotiana tomentosiformis chromosome 1, ASM39032v3, whole genome shotgun sequence DNA harbors:
- the LOC138904508 gene encoding uncharacterized protein, translated as MKVVLSTYHHLLKFPTSDGIKQIKGGQPAIRETNAISVSSSKGKEQAVWQLQELTPAPVLNEVNQGEESSELYQVPDISRWWKGYERRRPVGGAPLTWREFSVLFLEKFVPQSRREELRRQFEQLHQDGISVTQYEIRFSELARHDVWLVSTNRERIRRFIDGLTYQLWLLMTRERVSGATFNEVVDAARQIEMVRSQERGEREAKRSRSFGGFSGAPSRGQFYHGRGCPYRHTRTARPVHHGALSSHGSYNTHQGQSSLSALPAQSSSRAPSTQGSSVPGPSDYYSGSRGPPQYLPPFIGMGYFECGELGHIKRHCPRLSGGPVQQKSQTTSSAPITSPPAQLARGGA; from the exons atgaaggttgtgcTATCAACGTATCATCActtgctgaaattcccaacttcTGACGGGATTAAACAAATAAAAGGTGGACAACCGGCAATAAGGGAGAcgaatgcaatctcagtttctagtagcaaagggaaggagcaagCAGTATGGCAATTACAGGAACTGACACCTGCTCCCGTGCTAAACGAAGTCAACCAAGGGGAGGAGTCATCGGAATTATATCAGGTACCTGATATTTCCAG ATGGTGGAAGGgctatgagaggcgcaggccagtCGGTggagcaccacttacatggcgtgagttctccgttctctttttggagaagttcgtgccacagtctcgcagggaggagctgcgcagacagtttgagcagcttcatcaggatggcatatctgtgacccagtacgagataagGTTTtcggagttggctcgtcacgatgtttggttggtttccactaatagggagaggattaggaggttcattgatggcctcacgtatcagttgtggttgcttatgactagggagagggtatctggagCAACCTTCAATGAGGTGGTCGATgctgctcggcagatagagatggtccgcagtCAGGAGCGTggagagagagaggccaagaggtctcgtagctttggtggtttcagcggtgctccttctaGGGGTCAGTTTTACCACGGCAGGGGATGTCCTTATAGGCACACCCGAACGGCTCGtccagttcaccatggtgcattatccagccatggttcatacaatactcatcagggtcagtcatctctcagtgcccttccagctcagagttcgtctcgTGCACCATCAactcagggttcatctgtaccaggtcCTTCTGATTATTACTCTGGATCTCGGGGTCCACCTCAGTACTTACCGCCATTTATAGGGatgggttattttgagtgtggagagttgggtcaCATAAAGAGACATTGTCCCCGCCTTTCGGGAGGTCCAGTCCAACAGAAGAGTCAGACTACGAGTTCAGCAccaattacttcaccacccgcccagctagctcggggtggggcttag